From one Variovorax sp. PBL-H6 genomic stretch:
- a CDS encoding alpha/beta fold hydrolase: protein MPMELAFEALGSGPPVVILHGLFGAGRNWTHVAQSLAAEYRVYLPDARNHGASPWAESMSYAEMAHDVLALIEQEALQRPFVVGHSMGGKTAMTLALSHPNAVAGVAVIDIAPESYTGQFSSYVSAMRNLDVAGAASREIRRALAESLGAHAPVDFLMQNLRRERDRFDWRLNLLATGLCMRDLCDFPAALRDARYEGPALFIAGAESDYLQPASLPGIRALFPGAELARIADAGHWVHADQPEALLCGLNDWLREACALAQN from the coding sequence ATGCCGATGGAACTCGCCTTCGAGGCCCTGGGGTCCGGTCCCCCGGTCGTGATCCTGCACGGCCTGTTCGGTGCCGGGCGCAACTGGACCCATGTCGCGCAGTCGCTGGCTGCGGAGTACCGGGTCTACCTGCCCGACGCGCGCAACCACGGCGCCTCGCCCTGGGCCGAATCCATGTCGTACGCCGAGATGGCGCACGACGTGCTCGCGCTCATCGAACAGGAGGCGCTGCAGCGGCCCTTCGTCGTCGGCCACAGCATGGGCGGCAAGACGGCGATGACGCTGGCGCTCTCGCACCCGAACGCCGTGGCCGGCGTGGCCGTGATCGACATCGCCCCGGAAAGCTACACGGGGCAGTTCTCCTCCTACGTGTCGGCCATGCGCAATCTCGACGTGGCCGGCGCCGCCAGCCGCGAGATCCGCCGTGCCTTGGCCGAAAGCCTGGGCGCCCACGCGCCGGTCGACTTCCTGATGCAGAACCTGCGCCGGGAGCGCGACCGCTTCGACTGGCGCCTCAACCTGCTCGCGACCGGCCTGTGCATGCGCGATCTGTGCGACTTTCCAGCGGCGCTGCGCGATGCCCGCTACGAAGGACCCGCGCTCTTCATCGCGGGCGCGGAGTCCGACTACCTTCAGCCCGCATCCCTGCCGGGCATCCGGGCGCTGTTTCCGGGCGCCGAGCTCGCGCGCATTGCCGACGCCGGCCACTGGGTGCACGCGGACCAGCCGGAGGCCCTGCTGTGCGGACTGAACGACTGGCTGCGCGAGGCCTGCGCGCTCGCCCAGAACTGA
- a CDS encoding NADP-dependent malic enzyme, whose translation MSDNLREAALDYHRYPTPGKISVNPTKPMATQRDLALAYSPGVADACMEIARDPAEAMNLTSRANLVAVITNGTAVLGLGNIGALAGKPVMEGKGCLFKKFAGIDVFDIELDETDPDALIDTIARMEPTFGGINLEDIKAPECFYIEKKLRERMKIPVFHDDQHGTAIVAAAAILNALRHVKKDIREVKLVASGAGAAALACLDLIVSLGLPMHNIYVSDSVGVVYTGRKEQMDPNKARYAQDTAARKLADVIGGADIFLGLSAGGVLKPDMVKEMARDPIILAMANPTPEIRPEDALAVRPDAILGTGRSDYPNQVNNVLCFPFIFRGALDVGATTINEEMKLAAVRAIAELAHAEIPEVVAQAYGALGLRFGREYLIPKPFDPRLIEAVAPAVAQAAVDSGVATRPIADMKAYRQRLSQFVYQSGTSMQPLFAAAKQSPKRVVYAEGEDERVLRAAQVVVDEGLARPLLLGRPEVIAERIAQYGLRLALGSDCEAVDLLDPAVHDDAAEAYYQLKRREGVSRLVAQTEMRSRGTLLAAMLVRQGRADAMLCGTLGSYGDHLRHVRDVIGLRPGTRTLAAMQMLMLPGRQLFICDTHVNREPDAAQVAEIALLAAEEVRRFGVTPSVALLSHSNFGGSNAASAVKMREALALIKASDPRLAVEGEMRGDAALSKSILDHEFPDSALETEANVLIMPNVDAANISYNLLRMAAGSGITVGGILLGAARSAHILTPSSTVRRIVNMTALAVVDAHSHRGAA comes from the coding sequence ATGTCCGACAACCTGCGCGAAGCCGCCCTCGACTACCACCGCTATCCCACGCCCGGAAAGATCTCGGTGAACCCGACCAAGCCGATGGCCACGCAACGCGACCTCGCGCTCGCTTATTCGCCCGGCGTGGCCGACGCCTGCATGGAGATTGCCCGCGATCCGGCGGAGGCCATGAACCTCACTTCACGCGCCAACCTGGTGGCGGTCATCACCAATGGCACGGCAGTGCTCGGACTCGGCAACATCGGCGCGCTGGCCGGCAAGCCGGTGATGGAAGGCAAGGGCTGCCTGTTCAAGAAGTTCGCCGGCATCGACGTGTTCGACATCGAGCTCGACGAGACCGATCCCGATGCGCTCATCGACACCATCGCGCGCATGGAGCCGACCTTCGGCGGGATCAACCTCGAGGACATCAAGGCACCCGAGTGCTTCTACATCGAGAAGAAGCTGCGCGAGCGCATGAAGATCCCCGTCTTCCACGACGACCAGCACGGCACCGCCATCGTCGCGGCCGCAGCCATCCTCAATGCGCTGCGGCATGTGAAGAAGGACATCCGCGAGGTGAAGCTGGTGGCGTCGGGGGCGGGCGCGGCGGCCCTCGCCTGCCTCGACCTGATCGTGAGCCTCGGCCTGCCGATGCACAACATCTATGTGTCGGACAGCGTGGGCGTGGTCTACACCGGCCGCAAGGAGCAGATGGACCCGAACAAGGCCCGCTATGCGCAGGACACGGCGGCGCGCAAGCTGGCCGACGTGATCGGGGGCGCTGACATCTTCCTCGGCCTCTCGGCCGGCGGCGTGCTCAAGCCCGACATGGTCAAGGAGATGGCGCGCGACCCGATCATCCTCGCGATGGCGAACCCGACGCCGGAGATCCGTCCGGAGGATGCGCTGGCCGTGCGGCCGGACGCCATCCTCGGCACCGGGCGCTCGGACTATCCGAACCAGGTGAACAACGTCCTCTGCTTCCCGTTCATCTTCCGCGGTGCGCTCGACGTGGGTGCCACCACCATCAACGAAGAGATGAAGCTTGCCGCCGTGCGCGCCATCGCCGAGCTCGCGCATGCCGAGATCCCCGAAGTGGTGGCGCAGGCCTACGGCGCCCTGGGCCTGCGTTTCGGTCGCGAGTACCTGATCCCCAAGCCCTTCGACCCGCGCCTGATCGAGGCCGTTGCGCCCGCGGTGGCGCAAGCCGCGGTCGACAGCGGCGTCGCGACCCGGCCCATCGCCGACATGAAGGCCTACCGCCAGCGTCTCTCGCAGTTCGTCTACCAGTCGGGCACCAGCATGCAGCCGCTGTTCGCGGCGGCCAAGCAGTCGCCCAAGCGCGTGGTCTACGCCGAGGGCGAGGACGAGCGCGTGCTGCGTGCCGCGCAGGTGGTGGTGGACGAAGGCCTGGCGCGGCCGCTGCTGCTGGGCCGCCCCGAGGTGATCGCCGAGCGCATCGCGCAGTACGGCCTGCGACTGGCCCTGGGCAGCGACTGCGAGGCCGTTGACCTGCTCGACCCCGCCGTGCACGACGATGCCGCCGAGGCCTACTACCAGCTCAAGCGGCGCGAGGGCGTCTCGCGCCTGGTGGCGCAGACCGAGATGCGCAGCCGCGGCACCCTGCTCGCAGCCATGCTGGTGCGCCAGGGACGCGCCGATGCCATGCTGTGCGGCACGCTGGGCAGCTACGGCGATCACCTGCGCCATGTGCGCGACGTGATCGGTCTGCGCCCCGGCACCAGGACGCTGGCCGCCATGCAGATGCTGATGCTGCCGGGCCGCCAGCTCTTCATCTGCGACACGCACGTCAACCGCGAACCCGACGCGGCGCAGGTCGCCGAGATCGCCCTGCTCGCCGCCGAAGAGGTGCGCCGCTTCGGTGTCACGCCGAGCGTGGCGCTGTTGTCGCACTCCAACTTCGGCGGCTCGAACGCGGCATCGGCCGTGAAGATGCGCGAGGCCCTCGCGCTCATCAAGGCGAGCGATCCGCGGCTTGCGGTCGAAGGCGAGATGCGAGGCGATGCAGCCCTGTCGAAGTCGATCCTCGATCACGAGTTCCCGGATTCGGCCCTGGAGACCGAGGCCAACGTGCTCATCATGCCCAACGTGGACGCGGCCAACATCTCCTACAACCTGCTGCGCATGGCAGCCGGCAGCGGCATCACGGTAGGCGGCATCCTGCTGGGGGCTGCGCGCTCCGCGCACATCCTGACGCCGTCGTCCACCGTGCGCCGCATCGTCAACATGACGGCGCTGGCGGTGGTCGATGCCCACTCGCATCGAGGCGCAGCCTGA
- a CDS encoding dicarboxylate/amino acid:cation symporter: MDHQPVSKPFYKSLYFQVITAIVVGVLLGHFYPQTGAAMKPLGDGFIKLIKMIIAPIIFCTVVVGIAGMEDMKKVGKTGGLALLYFEIVSSIALLVGLLIINIVRPGAGMNIDVSQLDTKAIAAYTAPGQMQGTVDFLLHVIPSTVVDAFAKGEILQVLLFAVMFGFALHKFGGRGTLVFDFIEKFSHVLFVIVGYIMKVAPIGAFGAMAFTIGKYGVGSLLQLGQLMATFYATCLLFIFVVLGSIARAHGFSIWKFIKYIKEELLIVLGTSSSESVLPRMMAKLENLGAKKSVVGLVIPTGYSFNLDGTSIYLTMAAVFIAQATNTDMTLMQQITLLLVLLLTSKGAAGVTGSGFIVLAATLSAVGHVPVAGLALILGIDRFMSEARALTNLIGNGVATVVVAKWTNDLDTVRMKQVLNSEAPADSDAPEAVLDQVETHMPVAPAR; this comes from the coding sequence GTGGACCACCAACCCGTATCCAAGCCCTTCTACAAGTCCCTGTACTTCCAGGTCATCACCGCGATCGTCGTCGGCGTTCTGCTGGGCCATTTCTACCCGCAGACCGGCGCGGCCATGAAGCCGCTGGGCGACGGCTTCATCAAGCTGATCAAGATGATCATCGCGCCGATCATCTTCTGCACCGTGGTGGTCGGCATCGCCGGCATGGAAGACATGAAGAAGGTCGGCAAGACCGGTGGCCTGGCGCTGCTGTACTTCGAGATCGTGAGCAGCATCGCCCTCCTGGTCGGGCTCCTCATCATCAACATCGTGCGGCCGGGTGCCGGCATGAACATCGATGTGAGCCAGCTCGACACCAAGGCGATCGCCGCCTATACGGCGCCGGGACAGATGCAGGGTACGGTCGACTTCCTGCTGCACGTGATTCCGAGCACGGTGGTCGATGCCTTCGCCAAGGGCGAGATCCTGCAGGTGCTGCTGTTCGCCGTGATGTTCGGCTTCGCGCTGCACAAGTTCGGCGGGCGCGGCACGCTGGTGTTCGACTTCATCGAGAAGTTCTCTCACGTGCTGTTCGTCATCGTCGGCTACATCATGAAGGTGGCGCCCATCGGTGCCTTCGGTGCGATGGCGTTCACCATCGGCAAGTACGGCGTCGGCTCGCTGCTGCAGCTGGGCCAGCTGATGGCAACCTTCTACGCCACCTGCCTGCTCTTCATCTTCGTGGTTCTCGGCAGCATCGCGCGGGCGCATGGCTTCAGCATCTGGAAGTTCATCAAGTACATCAAGGAGGAGCTGCTGATCGTGCTGGGCACGTCCTCCAGCGAATCGGTGCTGCCGCGCATGATGGCCAAGCTCGAGAACCTGGGCGCCAAGAAGTCGGTGGTCGGCCTGGTCATCCCGACCGGCTACTCCTTCAACCTCGACGGCACCTCGATCTACCTGACGATGGCGGCCGTGTTCATCGCCCAGGCCACCAACACCGACATGACCTTGATGCAGCAGATCACCCTGCTGCTGGTGCTGCTGCTGACCTCCAAGGGCGCGGCCGGCGTGACCGGCAGCGGCTTCATCGTGCTGGCAGCCACCCTGTCGGCGGTGGGGCACGTGCCGGTGGCAGGGCTGGCGCTGATCCTGGGCATCGACCGCTTCATGTCGGAGGCGCGCGCACTGACGAACCTGATCGGCAACGGCGTCGCCACGGTCGTGGTTGCCAAGTGGACCAATGACCTCGACACGGTCCGCATGAAGCAAGTCCTGAACAGCGAGGCGCCCGCCGATTCCGACGCGCCCGAGGCCGTGCTGGACCAGGTCGAAACCCACATGCCCGTGGCGCCGGCGCGCTGA
- a CDS encoding NAD(P)/FAD-dependent oxidoreductase has product MNHPVQRHRVVIVGGGAGGLELATRLGDTLGKRGMADVTLVDKHRTHVWKPKLHEIASGSMDMSAHEVDYLAQAHWHRFRFRLGELTGIDREQREVRVAPYLDDEGRLVTPARAFGYDTLVVAIGSLSNDFGTPGVREHALRLESKADAQRFHQRMVNACIRAHAQTTPLRPEQLHVAIIGAGATGVELAAELHRTTREVIAYGLDRVDAEKDIQVSVIEAADRVLPALPPRMSAATEALLRKLGVDVHTSAKVAEVLPEGVRLADGRTLPAELVVWAAGVKAADFMQDIAGLETNRSNQLAVLPTLQTTRDADIFAIGDCAACEWPEANGGKGGLVPPRAQAAHQQASHVAAQIRRRMAGKALKPYRYRDFGSLVSLGEFSTVGNMMGGLIGGSLMVEGLFARLMYMSLYKMHELALHGTVKVSLDSLARLITRRTEPHVKLH; this is encoded by the coding sequence ATGAACCATCCCGTACAGAGGCACCGAGTCGTCATCGTGGGCGGCGGCGCCGGCGGCCTGGAGCTGGCGACCCGCCTCGGCGATACGCTGGGCAAGCGCGGCATGGCGGACGTCACGCTCGTCGACAAGCATCGCACCCACGTGTGGAAGCCCAAGCTGCACGAGATCGCCTCCGGCAGCATGGACATGAGCGCGCACGAGGTCGACTACCTCGCACAGGCGCACTGGCACCGCTTCCGCTTCCGGCTCGGCGAGCTGACGGGCATCGACCGCGAGCAGCGCGAAGTGCGCGTTGCGCCCTACCTCGACGACGAGGGCCGGCTGGTCACGCCGGCACGCGCCTTCGGGTATGACACGCTGGTGGTCGCCATCGGCAGCCTGAGCAACGACTTCGGCACGCCCGGCGTGCGCGAGCATGCGCTGCGGCTCGAGTCGAAGGCGGACGCCCAGCGCTTTCACCAGCGCATGGTCAACGCCTGCATCCGGGCGCATGCGCAGACCACGCCGCTGCGGCCCGAGCAGCTGCACGTGGCGATCATCGGCGCGGGCGCGACCGGCGTCGAGCTGGCGGCCGAGCTGCATCGCACCACGCGCGAGGTCATCGCCTACGGGCTCGATCGCGTGGACGCCGAGAAGGACATCCAGGTCAGCGTGATCGAGGCCGCCGACCGCGTGCTGCCCGCGCTGCCGCCGCGCATGTCGGCGGCCACCGAGGCGCTCCTGCGCAAGCTGGGCGTGGACGTGCACACCTCCGCCAAGGTGGCCGAGGTGCTGCCCGAGGGCGTTCGCCTGGCGGATGGCCGCACGCTGCCGGCCGAGCTGGTGGTCTGGGCCGCAGGGGTGAAGGCCGCCGACTTCATGCAGGACATCGCGGGGCTCGAGACCAATCGCAGCAACCAGCTCGCGGTGCTGCCGACACTGCAGACCACACGCGATGCAGACATCTTCGCCATCGGCGATTGCGCGGCCTGCGAGTGGCCCGAGGCCAACGGCGGCAAGGGTGGCCTGGTGCCCCCACGCGCGCAAGCGGCGCACCAGCAGGCCTCGCACGTGGCCGCGCAGATCCGCCGGCGCATGGCCGGCAAGGCGCTCAAGCCCTACCGCTACCGGGACTTCGGCTCGCTCGTGTCGCTCGGCGAGTTCAGCACCGTGGGCAACATGATGGGTGGCCTGATCGGCGGCAGCCTGATGGTCGAGGGGCTCTTCGCCCGGCTCATGTACATGTCGCTCTACAAGATGCACGAGCTGGCGCTGCACGGCACCGTCAAGGTCTCTCTCGACTCGCTCGCCCGACTCATCACGCGGCGCACGGAACCCCACGTCAAGCTGCATTGA
- a CDS encoding PHA/PHB synthase family protein produces MTRPSPDFDANAWLQAWQQGLSQGHVQFGTWMRSALEAAPFDVRAKAQMDFALRQVVDAMNPANCLTTNPEAMQAALDSGGASLVEGASLFLADLAKGRISMSDDQAFEVGRNVATSPGSVVFENELMQLVQYTPSTAKVHKRPLVIVPPCINKFYILDLQPANSLVAHAVAQGHTVFLVSWRNVSAEQGHLRWDDYIEQGVLRALGVARGVARSDKVNTLGFCIGGTLLASALAVAAGRGEKPAASVTLLTAMLDFSDTGELGLMVDEAMVATREATIGRGGLLKGRELATVFAALRANDLIWPYVVNSYLKGKAPPAFDLLYWNGDDTNLPGPMYCWYLRNTYLENKLREPGGTVQCGVPVDLSRIDAPAFVYASREDHIVPWKTAYAGTRLLGGETRFVLGASGHIAGVINPPAKKKRNHWVGDLAADAGAWLDGAQSVEGSWWPAWCDWLAAHAGVKVAARSALGSAEFPAIEPAPGRYVKEKAA; encoded by the coding sequence ATGACCCGACCTTCACCCGATTTCGATGCGAACGCGTGGCTGCAAGCCTGGCAGCAGGGGCTGTCGCAAGGCCATGTCCAGTTCGGCACATGGATGCGCAGCGCACTGGAGGCCGCGCCCTTCGACGTGCGCGCCAAGGCACAGATGGACTTTGCGCTGCGCCAGGTGGTCGATGCGATGAACCCGGCCAACTGCCTCACCACCAACCCCGAGGCGATGCAGGCCGCGCTCGACAGCGGCGGCGCGAGCCTGGTCGAAGGCGCGTCCCTCTTCCTTGCGGACCTGGCGAAGGGCCGTATCTCGATGTCGGACGATCAGGCCTTCGAGGTCGGCCGCAACGTCGCGACCAGCCCGGGCAGCGTGGTGTTCGAGAACGAGCTCATGCAGCTGGTGCAATACACGCCGTCCACGGCGAAGGTGCACAAGCGTCCGCTGGTCATCGTGCCGCCTTGCATCAACAAGTTCTACATCCTCGACCTGCAGCCGGCGAACTCGCTGGTCGCCCATGCGGTGGCGCAAGGGCACACGGTGTTTCTCGTGTCGTGGCGCAATGTCTCGGCCGAGCAAGGCCATCTCCGCTGGGACGACTACATCGAGCAGGGCGTGCTGCGCGCGCTCGGGGTCGCGCGCGGCGTGGCGCGTTCGGACAAGGTCAACACGCTGGGCTTCTGCATCGGCGGCACGCTGCTCGCGAGCGCGCTTGCCGTGGCAGCCGGGCGCGGCGAGAAGCCGGCCGCCAGCGTCACGCTGCTGACGGCGATGCTCGACTTCTCGGACACCGGCGAACTCGGACTCATGGTCGACGAAGCCATGGTGGCCACGCGCGAAGCGACCATCGGCCGCGGCGGGCTTCTCAAGGGCCGCGAGCTCGCGACCGTGTTCGCAGCGCTGCGCGCCAACGACCTCATCTGGCCCTACGTGGTCAACAGCTATCTCAAGGGCAAGGCGCCGCCGGCCTTCGACCTGCTGTACTGGAACGGCGACGACACCAACCTGCCGGGGCCCATGTATTGCTGGTACCTGCGCAACACCTACCTGGAGAACAAGCTTCGCGAGCCGGGCGGTACGGTGCAGTGCGGGGTGCCGGTGGACTTGTCGCGCATCGACGCGCCGGCCTTCGTCTACGCCTCGCGCGAAGACCATATCGTTCCGTGGAAGACCGCCTATGCCGGCACGCGGCTGCTCGGCGGAGAAACCCGCTTCGTGCTCGGGGCCAGCGGCCACATCGCCGGGGTGATCAACCCGCCCGCGAAGAAGAAGCGCAACCACTGGGTCGGTGATCTCGCTGCCGATGCCGGCGCGTGGCTCGACGGCGCGCAAAGCGTCGAGGGCAGCTGGTGGCCCGCCTGGTGCGACTGGCTCGCCGCGCATGCCGGCGTAAAAGTCGCCGCGCGCAGCGCATTGGGCAGCGCCGAATTCCCCGCGATCGAGCCCGCGCCCGGGCGCTATGTCAAAGAAAAGGCGGCCTGA
- a CDS encoding acetyl-CoA C-acetyltransferase: MSDEIVIVAAQRTAVGKFGGALAGTAAPDLGAHVVKGLLAKAGVPGDAVSEVIMGQVLAAGSGQNPARQTVIKAGLPIGVPGLTINKVCGSGLKAVMLAAQAVKCGDAEIVVAGGQENMSAAPHVLPNSRNGQRMGDWKLVDSMIVDGLWDVYNQYHMGTTAENVAKKYGISREMQDALALASQQKAAAAQDAGRFDDEILPFSISQKKGDPIVFAADEFVNRKTNADALAALRPAFDKAGSVTAGNASGLNDGAAAVLVMSASRAAALGLQPLAVIRAYASAGLDPSLMGMGPVPASQLALKKAGWKAQDLDLMEINEAFAAQACAVNREMDWDTSRINVNGGAIAIGHPIGASGCRVLVTLLHEMRRRGANKGLASLCIGGGMGVALAVERA, translated from the coding sequence ATGTCAGACGAGATCGTGATCGTGGCCGCGCAACGCACGGCGGTCGGCAAGTTCGGCGGCGCGCTCGCCGGCACCGCCGCCCCGGACCTGGGCGCGCACGTGGTGAAGGGCCTCCTCGCCAAGGCCGGCGTGCCGGGCGATGCCGTGTCCGAGGTGATCATGGGCCAGGTGCTCGCAGCCGGATCGGGCCAGAACCCGGCGCGGCAGACGGTCATCAAGGCGGGGCTGCCGATCGGCGTGCCGGGGCTCACCATCAACAAGGTGTGCGGTTCAGGCCTGAAGGCCGTGATGCTCGCTGCGCAGGCCGTGAAATGCGGCGACGCCGAGATCGTGGTGGCCGGCGGCCAGGAGAACATGAGCGCGGCGCCGCACGTGCTGCCCAACTCGCGCAACGGCCAGCGCATGGGCGACTGGAAGCTGGTCGACAGCATGATCGTCGACGGCCTGTGGGACGTCTACAACCAGTACCACATGGGCACCACGGCCGAGAACGTGGCAAAGAAGTACGGCATCAGCCGCGAGATGCAGGACGCGCTTGCGCTGGCCTCGCAGCAGAAGGCCGCCGCCGCGCAGGACGCGGGTCGTTTCGACGACGAGATCCTGCCCTTCAGCATTTCGCAGAAGAAGGGCGACCCGATCGTGTTCGCGGCCGACGAGTTCGTGAACCGCAAGACCAACGCCGATGCGCTCGCCGCGCTCCGCCCCGCGTTCGACAAGGCCGGCTCCGTGACGGCAGGCAATGCCTCGGGCCTGAACGACGGCGCTGCCGCGGTGCTGGTGATGTCGGCCTCGCGCGCCGCCGCGCTCGGGCTGCAGCCGCTGGCGGTGATCCGCGCCTATGCGAGTGCCGGGCTCGACCCGTCGCTCATGGGCATGGGCCCCGTGCCCGCCTCTCAGCTGGCACTGAAGAAGGCCGGCTGGAAGGCGCAGGACCTCGACCTGATGGAGATCAACGAGGCCTTCGCGGCGCAGGCCTGCGCGGTGAACCGCGAGATGGACTGGGACACCAGCCGCATCAACGTCAACGGCGGCGCCATCGCCATCGGCCATCCGATCGGCGCCTCCGGCTGCCGCGTGCTGGTGACCCTGCTGCACGAGATGCGCCGCCGCGGCGCCAACAAGGGCCTGGCGTCGCTGTGCATCGGCGGCGGCATGGGCGTCGCGCTGGCGGTCGAGCGTGCTTGA
- the phbB gene encoding acetoacetyl-CoA reductase: MSEKQQKVVLVTGGMGGLGETISTKMVDAGYKLAVTYSPGNKSHADWVAQMAQRGYEIVAVPCDVADFDSCASAVSQVQEQLGPVDVLVNNAGITRDMTFKKMDRINWDAVLRTNLDSLFNMSKQVADGMVDRGWGRVINVSSVNGSKGAFGQTNYSAAKAGVHGFTKALALEVAKKGVTVNTISPGYIGTKMVTAIPKEVLDSKILPHIPVGRLGKPEEVAGLIIYLASEEAAFVTGANIAINGGQHMQ; encoded by the coding sequence ATGAGCGAGAAGCAGCAGAAGGTGGTCCTGGTCACCGGCGGCATGGGTGGGCTGGGCGAAACGATCTCCACCAAGATGGTCGACGCGGGCTACAAGCTCGCCGTGACCTATTCGCCGGGCAACAAGTCGCACGCCGACTGGGTGGCGCAGATGGCGCAGCGCGGCTACGAGATCGTGGCCGTGCCGTGCGACGTGGCGGACTTCGATTCGTGCGCGAGTGCCGTGTCGCAGGTGCAGGAGCAACTGGGCCCGGTCGACGTGCTGGTCAACAACGCCGGCATCACGCGCGACATGACTTTCAAGAAGATGGACCGCATCAACTGGGACGCGGTGCTGCGCACCAACCTCGACAGCCTGTTCAACATGAGCAAGCAGGTGGCCGACGGCATGGTGGACCGCGGCTGGGGCCGCGTCATCAACGTGTCTTCGGTGAACGGCTCCAAGGGCGCCTTCGGCCAGACCAACTACTCGGCAGCCAAGGCGGGTGTGCATGGCTTCACCAAGGCCCTGGCGCTGGAGGTGGCAAAGAAGGGCGTGACCGTGAACACCATCTCGCCCGGCTACATCGGCACGAAGATGGTCACGGCCATTCCGAAGGAGGTGCTCGACAGCAAGATCCTGCCGCACATCCCCGTCGGCCGCCTCGGCAAGCCCGAGGAAGTGGCGGGCCTGATCATCTACCTCGCCTCGGAAGAGGCGGCGTTCGTGACCGGTGCCAACATCGCCATCAATGGCGGCCAGCACATGCAATGA
- a CDS encoding DUF6781 family protein, producing the protein MILKNGIDQAALINQFAEASARQGEAVRKAVHEATLKALQGRELTLANIRQVLGTVTEAASAGAAGSKLPTPDVEALLTKAFAGMDGAMEQAVLANQRALQQLVDQGANLRETQLKKALADLEKMEETLFASVRKAAPADGPWSGVFEAMQPKSTGTGARASAALEQLVEDTQKSLRDGREMGLRASQALIDSYSTLVSGVLIGMSEALKQGGTAKP; encoded by the coding sequence ATGATCCTCAAGAATGGCATCGATCAGGCCGCATTGATCAACCAGTTCGCGGAAGCCTCCGCCAGGCAAGGCGAGGCCGTGCGCAAGGCGGTGCACGAGGCCACGCTCAAGGCGCTGCAGGGCCGCGAGCTCACGCTGGCGAACATTCGGCAGGTGCTGGGCACGGTCACCGAGGCGGCCTCGGCGGGCGCTGCCGGCAGCAAGTTGCCCACGCCCGATGTCGAGGCGCTGCTGACGAAGGCCTTTGCCGGCATGGATGGCGCGATGGAGCAGGCGGTGCTGGCCAACCAGCGCGCGCTGCAGCAGCTGGTCGACCAGGGCGCGAACCTGCGCGAGACGCAGCTCAAGAAGGCGCTCGCCGACCTCGAGAAGATGGAGGAGACGCTGTTCGCCAGCGTACGCAAGGCGGCGCCGGCCGACGGTCCGTGGAGCGGTGTCTTCGAGGCGATGCAGCCGAAGAGCACCGGCACCGGCGCGCGCGCCAGCGCGGCGCTCGAGCAACTGGTGGAAGACACGCAGAAGAGCCTGCGCGACGGCCGCGAGATGGGTCTGCGCGCTTCGCAGGCGCTCATCGACAGCTACTCGACCCTGGTCAGCGGCGTGCTCATCGGCATGTCGGAAGCGCTGAAGCAGGGCGGCACGGCGAAGCCATGA